In Danaus plexippus chromosome 17, MEX_DaPlex, whole genome shotgun sequence, one DNA window encodes the following:
- the LOC116771473 gene encoding U5 small nuclear ribonucleoprotein 40 kDa protein, whose translation MPELEIKRKAEEYAVVPAKKTRHEISVVGTREKAVVTSSVPRTSNLYAPIMLLEGHQGEIFTAKFHPEGKHLASAGFDRQILLWNVYGQCDNVMVMKGHTGAIMELCFSPDGAHMYTCATDNSVAVWDVPTGVRIKKLKGHANFVNSVSGARRGPELLVSASDDCTIKLWDARKRNPIASFDSEYPVTAVLFNDTAEKIISGGIDNVIKVWDIRNNQISYKIKGHTDTVTGLSLSYDGSYLLSNSSDSTLRIWDVRPFAPSERCVKLLSGHSHNFEKNLLRCCWSPDGSKVAAGSSDRFLYVWDTTSRRVLYKLPGHNGSVNDVHFHSREPIVLSASSDKQIYLGEIDN comes from the exons ATGCCGGAActggaaataaaaagaaaagctGAAGAATATGCTGTGGTACCGGCTAAGAAAACTCGGCATGAAATATCTGTTGTTGGTACGAGAGAAAAGGCTGTAGTAACCTCCTCG GTACCCAGAACATCAAATCTTTATGCACCTATCATGCTGTTAGAAGGACACCAAGGCGAAATTTTCACAGCAAAGTTTCATCCTGAAGGCAAACATTTGGCTTCGGCAGGCTTTGACAGACAGATAT tacTTTGGAATGTGTATGGGCAGTGTGACAATGTAATGGTAATGAAAGGTCACACGGGTGCCATAATGGAGTTATGTTTTTCACCTGACGGTGCTCACATGTACACATGTGCCACAGACAACTCAGTGGCGGTTTGGGATGTCCCCACTGGAGTTAGGATCAAGAAATTAAAAGGACAtgcaaattttgttaattctgTATCAG GCGCAAGAAGGGGTCCAGAGCTTTTGGTTTCGGCATCAGACGACTGCACCATAAAACTTTGGGATGCCAGAAAACGTAACCCCATAGCCTCGTTTGACAGTGAATACCCCGTCACGGCGGTGTTGTTCAATGATACGGCGGAGAAAATCATATCAGGAGGCATAGACAATGTTATCAAAGTATGGGACATCCGGAATAATCAGatatcatacaaaattaaaggACACACCGACACCGTCACCG GTTTATCCTTATCATATGATGGATCCTACTTGCTCTCCAACTCGAGTGACTCCACTCTTCGGATATGGGATGTTCGCCCGTTCGCTCCATCAGAACGTTGTGTGAAACTCCTGTCAGGACACTCGCACAACTTTGAGAAGAACCTGCTCAGATGCTGCTGGTCTCCGGATGGGTCCAAG GTGGCGGCGGGATCTTCCGATCGTTTCCTGTACGTGTGGGACACCACATCAAGACGAGTCCTGTACAAGCTGCCCGGCCACAATGGTTCCGTCAACGACGTACATTTCCACAGTCGTGAACCGATAGTACTTTCAGCCTCCAGCGATAAACAGATATACTTGGGTGAAATTGATAActga
- the LOC116771584 gene encoding uncharacterized protein LOC116771584 isoform X1: MASSASKTVSSLAKYKLSRRGKKLQFSDDQRTLLALPKDVPERTWAELLQKEETDLMIFDLREEIIEEVMNICYARYMEKQNAVFTAHCAAEAWLKLINWYFLRHDPGEEPSAYPPCYIPKRVESWVPDELPDPSPKDTWCKHQLNVQEDFQEEITKKTPSTSSLEMPVIEEIPEEYWFPGKVNLPVGTTATSDTSKISYETDSSLWSRESERLQRITDYSEPRLETQESAVSAKMTASVTSGSQQGAGDGGDVQIEEVPEGEMKEASRRSHRRTEKSKLFSKASMLGRSRGSLPPLDGDSRSRVSIISDCRLRNLRLDTQYDITSEKIDTPPGEMVKRK; this comes from the exons atggCTAGCAGTGCTAGTAAAACGGTTTCTTCGTTAGCTAAATACAAGTTATCTAGGAGAGGTAAAAAGTTACAATTCTCTGACGATCAAAGAACATTGCTTGCTTTACCAAAAGATGTTCCGGAGCGTACatg GGCAGAATTACTTCAAAAAGAAGAAACTGACCTAATGATCTTTGACCTTCGGGAAGAGATAATTGAAGAGGTTATGAATATCTGTTACGCGAGGTACATGGAGAAACAAAACGCTGTTTTTACAGCACACTGTGCAGCTGAAGCTTGGTTGAAACTTATAAACTG GTACTTCCTTCGACACGACCCCGGCGAGGAGCCGAGCGCGTATCCTCCTTGTTACATCCCCAAAAGAGTGGAGTCATGGGTGCCGGATGAACTGCCTGATCCCTCGCCCAAAGACACCTGGTGCAAGCATCAACTGAACGTGCAAGAGGATTTTCAGGAGGAAATCACGAAGAAAACTCCCAGCACAAGTTCGCTGGAGATGCCCGTCATTGAAGAGATACCCGAGGAGTATTG GTTCCCTGGTAAAGTTAACCTTCCCGTTGGCACGACTGCTACATCGGATACCAGCAAAATCTCCTAT GAAACAGATTCGTCTCTGTGGTCGCGAGAGAGCGAAAGACTGCAGCGCATCACCGACTACAGCGAGCCCCGTCTGGAAACACAG GAGTCAGCAGTCAGTGCTAAGATGACAGCGAGCGTGACGTCGGGATCTCAACAGGGCGCGGGAGACGGAGGGGACGTGCAGATAGAAGAGGTACCGGAAGGAGAGATGAAAGAAGCATCTCGGCGGTCGCATCGCAGGACAGAGAAGAGCAAGCTGTTCAGTAAGGCCAG CATGCTGGGCAGGTCTAGGGGCTCCCTCCCTCCTCTGGACGGAGACTCCAGGTCACGCGTCAGCATCATATCCGACTGCCGCTTGAGGAATTTGAG GTTGGACACTCAATACGACATAACATCGGAGAAGATCGACACGCCTCCCGGGGAGATGGTTAAgagaaaataa
- the LOC116771584 gene encoding uncharacterized protein LOC116771584 isoform X2, translating into MASSASKTVSSLAKYKLSRRGKKLQFSDDQRTLLALPKDVPERTWAELLQKEETDLMIFDLREEIIEEVMNICYARYMEKQNAVFTAHCAAEAWLKLINWYFLRHDPGEEPSAYPPCYIPKRVESWVPDELPDPSPKDTWCKHQLNVQEDFQEEITKKTPSTSSLEMPVIEEIPEEYWFPGKVNLPVGTTATSDTSKISYETDSSLWSRESERLQRITDYSEPRLETQESAVSAKMTASVTSGSQQGAGDGGDVQIEEVPEGEMKEASRRSHRRTEKSKLFSKARLDTQYDITSEKIDTPPGEMVKRK; encoded by the exons atggCTAGCAGTGCTAGTAAAACGGTTTCTTCGTTAGCTAAATACAAGTTATCTAGGAGAGGTAAAAAGTTACAATTCTCTGACGATCAAAGAACATTGCTTGCTTTACCAAAAGATGTTCCGGAGCGTACatg GGCAGAATTACTTCAAAAAGAAGAAACTGACCTAATGATCTTTGACCTTCGGGAAGAGATAATTGAAGAGGTTATGAATATCTGTTACGCGAGGTACATGGAGAAACAAAACGCTGTTTTTACAGCACACTGTGCAGCTGAAGCTTGGTTGAAACTTATAAACTG GTACTTCCTTCGACACGACCCCGGCGAGGAGCCGAGCGCGTATCCTCCTTGTTACATCCCCAAAAGAGTGGAGTCATGGGTGCCGGATGAACTGCCTGATCCCTCGCCCAAAGACACCTGGTGCAAGCATCAACTGAACGTGCAAGAGGATTTTCAGGAGGAAATCACGAAGAAAACTCCCAGCACAAGTTCGCTGGAGATGCCCGTCATTGAAGAGATACCCGAGGAGTATTG GTTCCCTGGTAAAGTTAACCTTCCCGTTGGCACGACTGCTACATCGGATACCAGCAAAATCTCCTAT GAAACAGATTCGTCTCTGTGGTCGCGAGAGAGCGAAAGACTGCAGCGCATCACCGACTACAGCGAGCCCCGTCTGGAAACACAG GAGTCAGCAGTCAGTGCTAAGATGACAGCGAGCGTGACGTCGGGATCTCAACAGGGCGCGGGAGACGGAGGGGACGTGCAGATAGAAGAGGTACCGGAAGGAGAGATGAAAGAAGCATCTCGGCGGTCGCATCGCAGGACAGAGAAGAGCAAGCTGTTCAGTAAGGCCAG GTTGGACACTCAATACGACATAACATCGGAGAAGATCGACACGCCTCCCGGGGAGATGGTTAAgagaaaataa
- the LOC116771323 gene encoding enkurin domain-containing protein 1-like isoform X1: MYTLKGIFPEPKKEQKKNFIKENMKQLKMIQGKSPKEPKFTLKTVHPPHLTSQAASSALGQVRSSPSNKSGKVTLNVGKTSSSNSRKKHNEIRIKKGDMAEFLKRKEMRQMKQQEEEYDDEVKSSESSSGRLRDIGCQTVESNLAQKLAESTKLTMLYPTKEDEGDVKKASGDSERHKSPGPIAHTPRRAGDDMLEEKNRSRLNSILDRKEKDPYLPSSYQKGVLPKYLRERKEVGKELDEAGIEEEHAVCPPGHVTLPDNERKETLRMLRNSFAELVSELNKMPVKTDTLRMRNRKMELEKQLAKLEEGIKVFSRPKVFVKIGE, from the exons ATGTATACTTTGAAAGGTATATTTCCTGAACCAA aaaaggaacaaaaaaagaattttataaaggaaaatatGAAACAGCTAAAAATGATTCAAGGCAAATCTCCGAAAGAACCTAAATTTACATTGAAAACTGTTCATCCGCCACATCTGACCTCACAAGCGGCATCGAGCGCCCTCGGCCAAGTCAGATCTTCTCCGTCCAATAAAAGTGGCAAAGTTACATTGAACGTTGGCAAAACGAGTTCCTCGAACTCACGTAAGAAACACAATGAAATACGAATAAAGAAGGGAGATATGGCAGAGTTcttgaaaagaaaagaaatgagACAAATGAAACAGCAAGAAGAGGAGTATGATGACGAGGTTAAATCATCAGAGTCATCATCGGGTCGTCTGCGAGACATCGGCTGCCAGACTGTTGAGTCTAATTTGGCCCAAAAATTGGCTGAAAGCACTAAGTTGACAATGCTATATCCGACCAAAGAGGATGAAGGGGATGTAAAGAAAGCTAGTGGAGACTCTGAACGACATAAGAGTCCAGGTCCTATAGCCCACACACCTCGAAGAGCTGGAGATGATATGCTCGAAGAGAAGAACCGTAGCAGGCTCAATTCCATTTTAGATAGGAAGGAAAAAGATCCTTACTTACCATCAA GCTACCAGAAGGGTGTACTTCCAAAATATTTGCGTGAACGTAAAGAAGTCGGAAAAGAGTTGGATGAAGCTGGTATTGAAGAGGAACATGCAGTTTGTCCTCCTGGACATGTCACACTTCCCGATAACGAAAGAAAGGAAACCCTTCGCATGCTGCggaata GCTTCGCAGAACTTGTaagtgaattaaataaaatgccagTTAAAACTGACACATTGAGGATGAGGAATAGGAAGATGGAGCTGGAGAAGCAGCTCGCCAAGTTAGAGGAGGGCATCAAGGTGTTCTCGCGGccaaaagtttttgttaagaTTGGGGAGTGA
- the LOC116771323 gene encoding enkurin domain-containing protein 1-like isoform X2 produces MYTLKGIFPEPKKEQKKNFIKENMKQLKMIQGKSPKEPKFTLKTVHPPHLTSQAASSALGQVRSSPSNKSGKVTLNVGKTSSSNSRKKHNEIRIKKGDMAEFLKRKEMRQMKQQEEEYDDEVKSSESSSGRLRDIGCQTVESNLAQKLAESTKLTMLYPTKEDEGDVKKASGDSERHKSPGPIAHTPRRAGDDMLEEKNRSRLNSILDRKEKDPYLPSSYQKGVLPKYLRERKEVGKELDEAGIEEEHAVCPPGHVTLPDNERKETLRMLRNKLVSELNKMPVKTDTLRMRNRKMELEKQLAKLEEGIKVFSRPKVFVKIGE; encoded by the exons ATGTATACTTTGAAAGGTATATTTCCTGAACCAA aaaaggaacaaaaaaagaattttataaaggaaaatatGAAACAGCTAAAAATGATTCAAGGCAAATCTCCGAAAGAACCTAAATTTACATTGAAAACTGTTCATCCGCCACATCTGACCTCACAAGCGGCATCGAGCGCCCTCGGCCAAGTCAGATCTTCTCCGTCCAATAAAAGTGGCAAAGTTACATTGAACGTTGGCAAAACGAGTTCCTCGAACTCACGTAAGAAACACAATGAAATACGAATAAAGAAGGGAGATATGGCAGAGTTcttgaaaagaaaagaaatgagACAAATGAAACAGCAAGAAGAGGAGTATGATGACGAGGTTAAATCATCAGAGTCATCATCGGGTCGTCTGCGAGACATCGGCTGCCAGACTGTTGAGTCTAATTTGGCCCAAAAATTGGCTGAAAGCACTAAGTTGACAATGCTATATCCGACCAAAGAGGATGAAGGGGATGTAAAGAAAGCTAGTGGAGACTCTGAACGACATAAGAGTCCAGGTCCTATAGCCCACACACCTCGAAGAGCTGGAGATGATATGCTCGAAGAGAAGAACCGTAGCAGGCTCAATTCCATTTTAGATAGGAAGGAAAAAGATCCTTACTTACCATCAA GCTACCAGAAGGGTGTACTTCCAAAATATTTGCGTGAACGTAAAGAAGTCGGAAAAGAGTTGGATGAAGCTGGTATTGAAGAGGAACATGCAGTTTGTCCTCCTGGACATGTCACACTTCCCGATAACGAAAGAAAGGAAACCCTTCGCATGCTGCggaata AACTTGTaagtgaattaaataaaatgccagTTAAAACTGACACATTGAGGATGAGGAATAGGAAGATGGAGCTGGAGAAGCAGCTCGCCAAGTTAGAGGAGGGCATCAAGGTGTTCTCGCGGccaaaagtttttgttaagaTTGGGGAGTGA
- the LOC116771325 gene encoding nucleoside diphosphate kinase 6-like produces the protein MSKLQLTLAIIKPHAVKNPVALSYIRNVIKNTFVVVKTKRIALDKETAGNFYKEHFEKFFYNRLITFMSSGCVDLHIIGHTNAIELWRKMLGPTKVYRAQYQEPHCLRGMFGLSDTRNVAHGSDSETSAEREIKFFFPDFSFYKWHTSDEITFRKGPIIFNHHMFQHVRRL, from the exons atgtcaaaattacaattaacatTGGCCATTATTAAGCCACATGCCGTTAAAAATCCTGTCGCACTGTCGTATATAAGaaacgttattaaaaatacatttgttgtTGTTAAAACTAAAAGGATCGCTTTGGATAAGGAAACAGCTGGTAACTTTTACAAGGAACATTTCGAGAAGTTCTTTTATAACCGCTTAATAACATTCATGAGCAG TGGTTGCGTGGATCTCCACATCATTGGACACACCAATGCTATCGAACTATGGAGGAAAATGCTCGGTCCAACCAAAGTATATAGAGCGCAGTATCAAGAGCCCCACTGTTTGAGAGGCATGTTCGGATTGTCTGATACTAGGAATGTCGCTCATGGTTCCG ATTCAGAAACATCCGCTGAGAGGGAAATCAAATTCTTCTTCCCAGATTTCTCATTCTATAAGTGGCATACCTCGGATGAAATAACTTTCCGGAAAGGACCAATAATATTCAATCATCACATGTTCCAGCACGTCAGGAGGCTGTAA